The genomic stretch GACAAGGCCATCCAGAGTGGCGAATCCGGCCCTCAGGCGTTCGTCCCCTGCCGGTTGGATCGATGGCCTCCGCGACGGATGCGCCTCTCAGCCGATTCTCGAGGCCCGAAGCTCGGGGCTTTTGCCCGAGGCGTCCATCTGCGGGTCCAACACTCTGCTGAGGAGGCACACTTACGGAGCGATGGCGGTGGGAGACCTGTTTGGGCTCGGGGCTCCGGACACGGCTACCCAGACGGCGAGTGTACGTGCGCACGATCCGAGGGCCTGCTTCGTCGGCCCTGATCCAGGCGCCGGAGCTGGCATCAACCGCAGACCGGGCAGAGGCCGTGCGTTGCCGGCGCGGGATTATCCGGGGAGGCTGCCCACCCAGCGCAAACCGCTTGTCCAGGGAAGCCCTTCCGGCCACTGGCTCAGAGCGGATCAAGGGCCCCAGGCCTGGAGCGTCTCGACGACCTTACCCAGGAAGGCGTCTGCCACCGCACCGTCGAGGATGCGATGATCGAAGGTCAGCGTCAGATAGACCATGGGCCGGATAGCGATGCTGTCGGTGACGGCGCCCGAAGCCTCCCGGGTCTCGACGGCCACGACCCGTTTCTGTAGCGCCCCCACGCCCAAGATGCCGGCCTGCGGCTGGTTGATGATCGGGGTAGCGAACAGCGATCCGCTCACCCCGTGGTTGGTGATCGTGAACGTTCCTCCCTGGACTTCTTCAGGCTGCAGCTTTCGGCTGCGGGCGCGCCCCGCCAGGTCGCCCAAAGCCTGTGCCAGCCCGAGCAGGGACTTCTGCCCGGCATCTTTGATGACCGGCACGATCAGTCCTTGCTCGCCGAGCGAGACGGCAATCCCCAGATGGATCTGGCGGTGCAGCCGGATGCCCGGCTCGGTCCAGGAGGCGTTGACCATCGGAACGGCCCTCAGCGCCGAGACGCAGGCGGCGGCGAAATAGGCCGTGAACGTCAGGTTGACCCCTTCCCGGGCGAAGGCCTGGTGGTGGGCCTGGCGGTGGGCGACAACCCGGCGCATGTCGGCTTCCATGACCGTCGTCACGTGGGGGCTGGTCGCCTTTGAGCGCAGCATATGGTCGGCGATCGCCCGCCGCACCAGATCCAGCGGAATCACATCACCGGCGGTATGGCTGGGGGGGCTGGAGGCTACGGCCTCCCCGCCACCAAAGACCTCTTCCGTCGGCCGGAACAGCTCGCCCAGTGCCGGGGTCTCCCAGGGCGCCGCCGGGCGGGCATTCAGGTGGGCGAGCACGTCCTTCTTGGTGATCCGCCCCGATGCCCCCGTGCCCCGGATCTGCCGCAGGTCGAGGTTGTGCTCGCTCGCCATGCGGGCCACGACGGGCGAGATAAAGCCAAGCTCCGCCGCCTCGCCTGCTGCCGCTCTCGGGCTCGAGGCCCCACGGGTTGGCTCGGTGGCAGCTGCCGCGACAGCCGTCTCGGCCGGAGTCTCGGGTTCGGGAATTGTCTCGCCTGGCTGACCGATGACCGCCAAGAGCGTAC from Anaerolineales bacterium encodes the following:
- a CDS encoding 2-oxo acid dehydrogenase subunit E2; the protein is MPTNVIMPQLGESVVEGTVTRWLKNEGETVEEFEALLEVNTDKVDTEIPAPAGGCVLKLYVAEGTTVRAGTLLAVIGQPGETIPEPETPAETAVAAAATEPTRGASSPRAAAGEAAELGFISPVVARMASEHNLDLRQIRGTGASGRITKKDVLAHLNARPAAPWETPALGELFRPTEEVFGGGEAVASSPPSHTAGDVIPLDLVRRAIADHMLRSKATSPHVTTVMEADMRRVVAHRQAHHQAFAREGVNLTFTAYFAAACVSALRAVPMVNASWTEPGIRLHRQIHLGIAVSLGEQGLIVPVIKDAGQKSLLGLAQALGDLAGRARSRKLQPEEVQGGTFTITNHGVSGSLFATPIINQPQAGILGVGALQKRVVAVETREASGAVTDSIAIRPMVYLTLTFDHRILDGAVADAFLGKVVETLQAWGP